One segment of bacterium DNA contains the following:
- the rpsL gene encoding 30S ribosomal protein S12, translated as MPTLNQLVRMGRAKSKQKTKSPALKACPQKRGVCVKVATMTPKKPNSALRKIARVRLTNGMEVTCYIPGVGHNLQEHSIVLIRGGRVKDLPGVRYHIIRGALDAAGVADRRQGRSKYGMKRPKKDAAAKA; from the coding sequence TTGCCGACGTTAAATCAATTGGTCCGAATGGGCCGTGCGAAGAGCAAACAAAAGACGAAGTCCCCGGCCCTGAAGGCTTGCCCCCAGAAGCGCGGGGTTTGCGTCAAAGTGGCCACCATGACCCCGAAAAAGCCCAACTCGGCCCTTCGGAAGATCGCCCGTGTCCGTTTGACCAATGGGATGGAAGTGACCTGTTACATCCCGGGCGTCGGGCACAACCTGCAGGAGCACTCGATCGTTCTCATCCGCGGGGGCCGCGTGAAGGACCTCCCGGGCGTTCGTTATCACATCATCCGCGGCGCTTTGGATGCCGCCGGTGTGGCCGACCGTCGCCAAGGCCGTTCGAAATACGGAATGAAGCGGCCTAAAAAAGACGCCGCCGCTAAAGCTTAA
- the rpsG gene encoding 30S ribosomal protein S7, giving the protein MPRRKVAARREILSDARYNNKLVAKFINSMMYDGQKMVATQSFYDALDVLGEKHGEGALNVFKTAVENVKPALEVKSRRVGGATYQVPVEIRPERRTSLAIRWILTAARARKEKTIAQKLAAELADAFKNQGTAIKKKEDTHKMAEANQAFAHYRW; this is encoded by the coding sequence ATGCCCCGTCGTAAAGTCGCCGCCCGCCGTGAGATCCTCTCGGACGCCCGTTACAACAACAAGTTGGTCGCGAAGTTCATCAACTCCATGATGTACGACGGCCAAAAAATGGTCGCGACCCAGAGCTTTTATGATGCCCTGGATGTTTTGGGCGAGAAACACGGTGAAGGCGCCTTGAATGTGTTCAAGACGGCCGTGGAGAACGTCAAGCCGGCCTTGGAAGTGAAGTCCCGCCGGGTCGGGGGCGCCACCTACCAGGTGCCCGTTGAGATCCGTCCGGAACGGCGCACTTCGCTCGCTATCCGTTGGATCTTGACGGCGGCCCGCGCACGGAAAGAAAAGACCATCGCCCAGAAATTGGCGGCGGAATTGGCCGATGCCTTCAAGAACCAAGGGACGGCCATCAAGAAAAAAGAAGACACCCATAAGATGGCGGAAGCCAACCAGGCCTTCGCCCACTATCGCTGGTAA